The following proteins are co-located in the Calliphora vicina chromosome 2, idCalVici1.1, whole genome shotgun sequence genome:
- the LOC135951451 gene encoding trypsin-1-like, with the protein MIKFTIKFSSETFAMVNVPTVCVLIFALAKLSWGLTTTLEPSMKMGRVVGGTNAAVNSAPFIVSFQQSGIHYCAGSILNKNWVLTAAHCLSSKTQVKSTILVAGSIYVAGTASTTQKRTIDHYVANDLYLGGTSPYDIGLVYTKTPFTWSNAVSAITLPSSGSTPTGNAVLYGWGSTSKTNNAAYPSTLQVATIPIIPLNTCESALGPKGSDVHNTNICTGPLTGGVGICTSDSGGPLIQPNKGKYVLVGIVSWGKLPCGQINSPSVFVKVSSFITWITTNQVIPK; encoded by the coding sequence atgataaaatttacaATCAAATTCAGTTCAGAAACTTTCGCTATGGTAAACGTACCAACGGTTTGCGTGCTAATTTTCGCATTAGCCAAATTATCATGGGGTCTAACCACCACATTGGAGCCATCCATGAAAATGGGCCGAGTAGTTGGAGGAACTAATGCTGCTGTTAATAGTGCACCATTCATAGTGTCATTCCAGCAGAGCGGCATACACTACTGTGCTGGTAGTATACTAAACAAGAATTGGGTACTTACTGCTGCCCACTGTTTGAGTTCAAAGACTCAGGTGAAGAGTACCATTTTGGTGGCTGGCAGTATTTATGTGGCTGGCACAGCATCTACAACACAAAAACGTACTATTGACCATTATGTAGCTAATGATTTGTATTTGGGAGGAACATCTCCATACGATATTGGTTTAGTTTATACCAAGACACCATTTACATGGTCAAATGCTGTCAGTGCCATTACTCTACCTTCTAGCGGTAGTACACCCACTGGCAATGCTGTTCTCTATGGTTGGGGTAGTACATCAAAAACGAATAATGCAGCATATCCATCCACATTGCAAGTGGCCACCATTCCCATCATACCCTTAAATACATGTGAATCAGCCTTGGGTCCAAAGGGCTCTGATGTgcataatacaaatatttgtactGGTCCTCTTACAGGTGGCGTCGGTATATGCACCTCGGATTCAGGTGGACCTTTGATTCAGCCTAACAAAGGAAAATATGTTTTAGTTGGTATCGTATCTTGGGGTAAATTGCCTTGTGGTCAAATCAACTCGCCGTCCGTATTTGTAAAAGTTTCATCATTTATAACATGGATTACAACAAATCAAGTGATTCCCAAATGA
- the Rab6 gene encoding ras-related protein Rab6, translating into MSSGDFGNPLRKFKLVFLGEQSVGKTSLITRFMYDSFDNTYQATIGIDFLSKTMYLEDRTVRLQLWDTAGQERFRSLIPSYIRDSTVAVVVYDITNTNSFHQTSKWIDDVRTERGSDVIIMLVGNKTDLSDKRQVSTEEGERKAKELNVMFIETSAKAGYNVKQLFRRVAAALPGMDSTTENKPSEDMQEITLDTQKETKDPEGGCAC; encoded by the coding sequence ATGTCATCCGGTGACTTTGGCAATCCCTTGCGTAAATTCAAATTGGTTTTCCTTGGAGAACAAAGTGTGGGCAAAACATCATTGATTACACGTTTCATGTATGACAGTTTCGATAATACGTATCAGGCCACAATCGGTATTGATTTCTTATCAAAAACCATGTACTTAGAAGATCGCACGGTACGTCTCCAATTGTGGGATACGGCTGGACAAGAACGCTTCCGTTCGTTAATACCCTCCTACATTAGGGATTCCACAGTGGCTGTTGTCGTATACGACATCACCAATACAAATTCATTCCATCAGACATCCAAATGGATCGATGACGTACGTACCGAACGAGGTAGTGATGTCATTATCATGTTAGTAGGTAACAAAACTGATCTCTCCGACAAACGGCAAGTGTCCACAGAAGAGGGCGAGCGCAAGGCAAAAGAATTGAATGTAATGTTCATTGAAACAAGTGCCAAGGCTGGTTATAACGTTAAGCAATTGTTTAGACGCGTAGCCGCTGCTCTGCCCGGCATGGATTCAACGACAGAGAACAAACCATCCGAGGACATGCAAGAAATAACATTAGATAcacaaaaagaaacaaaagatCCTGAAGGAGGCTGTGCCTGCTGA
- the ThrRS gene encoding threonine--tRNA ligase 1, cytoplasmic isoform X2 has protein sequence MTDNVVTDLKKLDLNKEKASKMKKEKQKNAPADAGKKVKELNPWPAYIEERNALWEKCKAEYQAELAAKPRQPIKVTLPDGKVVDATSWETTPYDVAKGISQGLADNTVISKVNGEVWDLDRVLEGDCTLHLLKFDDPEAQAVFWHSSAHIMGEAMERIYGGHLCYGPPIADGFYYDMYLDGEGISTNDYPVMEGLVKQIVKEKQPFERLEMKKSDLLEMFKYNEFKCRILNEKVTTDTTTVYKCGPLIDLCRGPHVRHTGKIKAMKITKNSSTYWEGKADAESLQRVYGISFPDSKQLKEWERIQEEAAKRDHRKIGKEQELFFFHELSPGSCFFQPKGAHIYNTLMNFIKSEYRKRGFQEVISPNIYNSKLWMTSGHWQHYSENMFSFEVEKETYALKPMNCPGHCVMFDVRNRSWRELPLRMADFGVLHRNELSGALTGLTRVRRFQQDDAHIFCAPEQIKSEMKGCLDFLRHVYTIFGFSFNLVLSTRPEKYLGELDQWNAAEKALAESLDEFGLPWQENPGDGAFYGPKIDITIMDALKRAHQCATIQLDFQLPIRFNLNYIADDGEKKRPVIIHRAILGSVERMIAILTENYAGKWPFWISPRQVMVVPVGPQFDEYAKSVSDKLHAAGFMSEADCDAGDTMNKKIRNAQLAQFNFILVVGEKERSSNTVNVRTRDNKVHGEVSVDDLITKLQKIRDEYITNEDNF, from the exons ATGACTGACAACGTGGTGACCGATCTAAAAAAATtggatttaaataaagaaaag gCCAGTAAGATGAAGAAGGAAAAGCAAAAGAACGCACCTGCTGATGCCGGCAAAAAAG taAAAGAACTTAATCCCTGGCCAGCATACATTGAAGAACGTAATGCTCTGTGGGAGAAATGCAAAGCTGAATATCAAGCTGAGTTAGCGGCCAAGCCACGTCAACCCATTAAGGTTACGCTGCCCGATGGCAAAGTGGTCGATGCCACTTCATGGGAGACAACACCATATGACGTTGCTAAAGGTATTAGCCAAGGTTTGGCAGATAACACCGTCATATCGAAGGTGAATGGAGAAGTATGGGATTTGGATCGTGTATTAGAAGGTGACTGTACTTTGCATTTGCTCAAGTTTGATGATCCCGAGGCTCAAGCGGTCTTTTGGCACAGTTCCGCTCATATTATGGGAGAAGCCATGGAACGCATTTATGGTGGTCATTTATGTTATGGTCCACCCATAGCTGATGGTTTCTACTATGATATGTATTTGGATGGAGAAGGT ATTTCCACCAATGATTATCCCGTTATGGAGGGTTTGGTTAAACAAATCGTTAAGGAAAAGCAGCCCTTCGAACGtttggaaatgaaaaaatcCGATTTATTGGAAATGTTCAAGTACAATGAATTCAAATGTAGGATTCTCAATGAAAAAGTCACAACAGACACCACCACTGTTTACAAATGCGGACCTCTTATTGATTTATGCCGTGGTCCTCATGTTCGTCACACAGGCAAGATTAAGGCCATGAAAATTACCAAGAACTCATCTACCTATTGGGAGGGAAAAGCTGATGCCGAATCTTTGCAAAGAGTCTATGGTATTTCTTTCCCCGACTCCAAACAATTAAAGGAATGGGAGAGAATCCAAGAAGAGGCTGCTAAAAGAGATCATCGCAAGATCGGCAAAGAACAAGAATTGTTCTTTTTCCATGAACTCTCGCCAGGATCATGCTTCTTCCAACCCAAAGGAGCTCACATCTATAATACTCTAATGAATTTCATTAAGTCTGAATACAGAAAGAGAGGATTCCAAGAAGTTATTTCACCCAATATTTACAACTCCAAACTTTGGATGACCTCTGGACATTGGCAACATTATTCCGAGAACATGTTCTCGTTTGAGGTGGAAAAAGAGACATATGCTTTAAAACCCATGAATTGCCCAGGCCACTG TGTCATGTTCGATGTACGTAATCGCTCTTGGCGCGAATTGCCTTTGCGTATGGCTGATTTTGGTGTTTTACATCGTAACGAGTTGTCGGGCGCTTTGACTGGCCTCACTCGCGTACGTCGTTTCCAACAAGATGATGCTCATATTTTCTGTGCCCCCGAACAAATCAAGAGCGAAATGAAGGGATGTTTGGATTTCTTGCGTCATGTTTATACTATTTTCGGCTTCTCATTCAATTTGGTACTTTCTACACGTCCTGAAAAGTATTTGGGTGAATTGGATCAATGGAATGCAGCTGAAAAGGCTTTGGCTGAATCTCTCGATGAATTCGGTTTGCCCTGGCAAGAGAATCCTGGTGATGGTGCTTTCTATGGTCCCAAGATTGATATTACCATAATGGATGCCCTCAAGCGTGCCCATCAATGTGCCACCATACAACTGGATTTCCAGCTGCCCATACGTTTCAATCTCAACTATATTGCCGATGATGGTGAAAAGAAACGTCCCGTTATTATTCATCGTGCTATTCTTGGTTCGGTCGAACGTATGATTGCTATTCTTACTGAGAATTATGCTGGCAAATGGCCCTTCTGGATTTCACCACGTCAAGTCATGGTCGTCCCAGTTGGACCACAATTCGATGAATATGCTAAGTCTGTTAGCGATAAATTACATGCTGCTGGTTTCATGTCTGAAGCCGATTGTGACGCTGGCGACACAATGAACAAGAAAATTCGCAATGCTCAATTGGCTCAATTCAATTTCATTCTCGTTGTGGGCGAAAAGGAACGTTCTTCGAATACGGTTAATGTACGTACACGTGATAACAAAGTACATGGTGAGGTGTCAGTTGATGATTTAAttacaaaactacaaaaaatacgcgATGAATACATCACCAACGAAGACAATTTCTAA
- the ThrRS gene encoding threonine--tRNA ligase 1, cytoplasmic isoform X1 codes for MNKFVQVLNIKQNNAFKIRSISNSHSLRALLLNEYGFLSNESTTAIITNKRSSDFINSRLPQQQILGHQELLPNFNKNNSSKPGQFIRQYATLASKMKKEKQKNAPADAGKKVKELNPWPAYIEERNALWEKCKAEYQAELAAKPRQPIKVTLPDGKVVDATSWETTPYDVAKGISQGLADNTVISKVNGEVWDLDRVLEGDCTLHLLKFDDPEAQAVFWHSSAHIMGEAMERIYGGHLCYGPPIADGFYYDMYLDGEGISTNDYPVMEGLVKQIVKEKQPFERLEMKKSDLLEMFKYNEFKCRILNEKVTTDTTTVYKCGPLIDLCRGPHVRHTGKIKAMKITKNSSTYWEGKADAESLQRVYGISFPDSKQLKEWERIQEEAAKRDHRKIGKEQELFFFHELSPGSCFFQPKGAHIYNTLMNFIKSEYRKRGFQEVISPNIYNSKLWMTSGHWQHYSENMFSFEVEKETYALKPMNCPGHCVMFDVRNRSWRELPLRMADFGVLHRNELSGALTGLTRVRRFQQDDAHIFCAPEQIKSEMKGCLDFLRHVYTIFGFSFNLVLSTRPEKYLGELDQWNAAEKALAESLDEFGLPWQENPGDGAFYGPKIDITIMDALKRAHQCATIQLDFQLPIRFNLNYIADDGEKKRPVIIHRAILGSVERMIAILTENYAGKWPFWISPRQVMVVPVGPQFDEYAKSVSDKLHAAGFMSEADCDAGDTMNKKIRNAQLAQFNFILVVGEKERSSNTVNVRTRDNKVHGEVSVDDLITKLQKIRDEYITNEDNF; via the exons atgaataaatttGTGCAAGTgttgaatataaaacaaaataacgcATTTAAAATACGCTCAATAAGTAATAGTCATAGTTTACGTGCTCTATTGTTGAACGAATACGGCTTTTTATCGAACGAGTCTACTACCGCCATCATCACCAATAAACGCAGCAGTGATTTTATAAACTCGAGACTaccacaacaacaaatactgGGCCACCAGGAATTattaccgaattttaataaaaataacagttCAAAGCCAGGGCAATTTATAAGGCAATACGCTACTTTG gCCAGTAAGATGAAGAAGGAAAAGCAAAAGAACGCACCTGCTGATGCCGGCAAAAAAG taAAAGAACTTAATCCCTGGCCAGCATACATTGAAGAACGTAATGCTCTGTGGGAGAAATGCAAAGCTGAATATCAAGCTGAGTTAGCGGCCAAGCCACGTCAACCCATTAAGGTTACGCTGCCCGATGGCAAAGTGGTCGATGCCACTTCATGGGAGACAACACCATATGACGTTGCTAAAGGTATTAGCCAAGGTTTGGCAGATAACACCGTCATATCGAAGGTGAATGGAGAAGTATGGGATTTGGATCGTGTATTAGAAGGTGACTGTACTTTGCATTTGCTCAAGTTTGATGATCCCGAGGCTCAAGCGGTCTTTTGGCACAGTTCCGCTCATATTATGGGAGAAGCCATGGAACGCATTTATGGTGGTCATTTATGTTATGGTCCACCCATAGCTGATGGTTTCTACTATGATATGTATTTGGATGGAGAAGGT ATTTCCACCAATGATTATCCCGTTATGGAGGGTTTGGTTAAACAAATCGTTAAGGAAAAGCAGCCCTTCGAACGtttggaaatgaaaaaatcCGATTTATTGGAAATGTTCAAGTACAATGAATTCAAATGTAGGATTCTCAATGAAAAAGTCACAACAGACACCACCACTGTTTACAAATGCGGACCTCTTATTGATTTATGCCGTGGTCCTCATGTTCGTCACACAGGCAAGATTAAGGCCATGAAAATTACCAAGAACTCATCTACCTATTGGGAGGGAAAAGCTGATGCCGAATCTTTGCAAAGAGTCTATGGTATTTCTTTCCCCGACTCCAAACAATTAAAGGAATGGGAGAGAATCCAAGAAGAGGCTGCTAAAAGAGATCATCGCAAGATCGGCAAAGAACAAGAATTGTTCTTTTTCCATGAACTCTCGCCAGGATCATGCTTCTTCCAACCCAAAGGAGCTCACATCTATAATACTCTAATGAATTTCATTAAGTCTGAATACAGAAAGAGAGGATTCCAAGAAGTTATTTCACCCAATATTTACAACTCCAAACTTTGGATGACCTCTGGACATTGGCAACATTATTCCGAGAACATGTTCTCGTTTGAGGTGGAAAAAGAGACATATGCTTTAAAACCCATGAATTGCCCAGGCCACTG TGTCATGTTCGATGTACGTAATCGCTCTTGGCGCGAATTGCCTTTGCGTATGGCTGATTTTGGTGTTTTACATCGTAACGAGTTGTCGGGCGCTTTGACTGGCCTCACTCGCGTACGTCGTTTCCAACAAGATGATGCTCATATTTTCTGTGCCCCCGAACAAATCAAGAGCGAAATGAAGGGATGTTTGGATTTCTTGCGTCATGTTTATACTATTTTCGGCTTCTCATTCAATTTGGTACTTTCTACACGTCCTGAAAAGTATTTGGGTGAATTGGATCAATGGAATGCAGCTGAAAAGGCTTTGGCTGAATCTCTCGATGAATTCGGTTTGCCCTGGCAAGAGAATCCTGGTGATGGTGCTTTCTATGGTCCCAAGATTGATATTACCATAATGGATGCCCTCAAGCGTGCCCATCAATGTGCCACCATACAACTGGATTTCCAGCTGCCCATACGTTTCAATCTCAACTATATTGCCGATGATGGTGAAAAGAAACGTCCCGTTATTATTCATCGTGCTATTCTTGGTTCGGTCGAACGTATGATTGCTATTCTTACTGAGAATTATGCTGGCAAATGGCCCTTCTGGATTTCACCACGTCAAGTCATGGTCGTCCCAGTTGGACCACAATTCGATGAATATGCTAAGTCTGTTAGCGATAAATTACATGCTGCTGGTTTCATGTCTGAAGCCGATTGTGACGCTGGCGACACAATGAACAAGAAAATTCGCAATGCTCAATTGGCTCAATTCAATTTCATTCTCGTTGTGGGCGAAAAGGAACGTTCTTCGAATACGGTTAATGTACGTACACGTGATAACAAAGTACATGGTGAGGTGTCAGTTGATGATTTAAttacaaaactacaaaaaatacgcgATGAATACATCACCAACGAAGACAATTTCTAA
- the LOC135951286 gene encoding trypsin-1-like codes for MSIGQIFIYLVACILILTDISYASTQELRVVGGTNAAVNSAPFIVSFQQAGVHYCGGSILNANWIVTAAHCLSSKAQVLATTLVAGSVNLADTASTVQTRSIDNYVVNDLYLGGTSPYDIGLVYTSQAFTWSNAVAPITLPASGTTPTGNALLYGWGSISTTSTPDYPSTLKVATVSIISQSSCESALGSQGANVHDTNLCTGPLTGGIGICTSDSGGPLVQSANGENVLIGIVSWGKIPCGQDNSPSVYVQVSSFISWITANQVVTSS; via the coding sequence ATGTCTATCGGACAGATATTCATATATTTAGTAGCTTGTATTTTGATATTAACGGACATTTCGTATGCGTCCACACAGGAGTTACGTGTAGTAGGTGGTACAAATGCTGCAGTTAATAGTGCACCATTTATAGTGTCTTTCCAACAAGCTGGTGTACACTATTGTGGTGGAAGTATTCTTAATGCTAATTGGATTGTTACAGCGGCACATTGCCTAAGTTCGAAAGCTCAGGTGTTGGCCACAACTCTTGTAGCTGGAAGTGTAAATTTGGCTGATACCGCTTCAACTGTACAAACACGTTCAATTGATAATTATGTTGTAAACGATTTATATTTGGGTGGAACTTCACCGTATGATATCGGTTTGGTCTACACATCCCAAGCATTCACATGGTCAAATGCAGTAGCGCCTATTACCCTACCAGCCAGTGGTACTACACCCACAGGCAATGCTTTACTTTATGGTTGGGGTAGTATTTCAACAACCAGTACCCCCGATTATCCTTCAACATTAAAAGTAGCAACGGTGTCAATTATATCACAAAGTTCTTGTGAATCAGCTTTGGGCAGTCAAGGAGCTAATGTGCATGACACAAATCTATGCACTGGGCCACTTACCGGTGGTATTGGCATTTGCACTTCAGATTCTGGTGGTCCCCTAGTACAAAGTGCAAATGGAGAGAATGTTTTAATAGGTATCGTATCTTGGGGAAAAATACCTTGTGGTCAGGACAATTCTCCGTCGGTATATGTTCAGGTTTCGTCGTTTATTTCATGGATAACTGCAAATCAAGTTGTAACATCCAGTTGA
- the LOC135951431 gene encoding myb/SANT-like DNA-binding domain-containing protein 4 has product MLPQNANLFANVSAERTKRSSNFSTKEVKYLIQLVDNKKEIIESKKTDRTTSEEKVKAWLEIEEEFNAVFEDYRSFKVLKTKYENLKKNVKRKLPPNVSNLSILKIMQSSENAVTNEPLSDYEYEISEDENTLHTSNASDVDMKPHPPLNEQELDAAAEEYVFETLLFGEAPTSSPMVQKPIIPKPPQEPPKLQPQPKAEKKKPTIDVWEQVAYKKLKKLDLEMNVIEEEWKLRKSKLELEIENVRIENRFKEEKLKLELDLLKQQLQNNNNNSS; this is encoded by the exons ATGCTGCCACAGAATGCAAACTTGTTTGCAAACGTGAGTGCGGAAAGAACAAAACGTAGCAGTAATTTCTCCACCAAGGAAGTCAAGTACTTGATACAACTAGTGGACAATAAAAAAGAGATCATTGAGTCTAAAAAAACGGACCGCACAACTTCGGAGGAAAAGGTTAAAGCATGGTTGGAAATTGAGGAGGAGTTTAATGCAGTTTTCGAAGACTATCgttcttttaaagttttaaaaacgaaatatGAAAATCTTAAGAAAAATGTCAAACGTAAATTGCCACCAAATGTATCTAACTTGAGCATATTGAAAATAATGCAATCAAGTGAGAATGCAGTAACGAATGAGCCATTATCAGATTATGAATATG aaatatcaGAAGATGAAAACACCTTGCACACTAGTAATGCTTCCGATGTTGACATGAAACCCCATCCGCCACTTAATGAACAAGAATTGGACGCCGCAG CTGAAGAGTATGTATTTGAAACACTTCTGTTTGGAGAGGCTCCAACTTCTTCGCCAATGGTACAAAAGCCCATTATTCCAAAGCCACCTCAAGAACCACCCAAACTTCAACCTCAACCAAAGGCAGAAAAGAAAAAACCTACCATAGATGTGTGGGAGCAAGTTGcttataaaaaattgaaaaaacttgATTTAGAAATGAACGTTATTGAGGAGGAATggaaattaagaaaaagtaaattAGAATTAGAAATTGAAAACGTAAGAATAGAAAATAGATTTAAGGAAGAAAAACTTAAACTAGAATTAGACTTACTTAAACAACAGTtgcaaaacaataataataatagctcttaa